One genomic segment of Hordeum vulgare subsp. vulgare chromosome 2H, MorexV3_pseudomolecules_assembly, whole genome shotgun sequence includes these proteins:
- the LOC123429910 gene encoding uncharacterized protein LOC123429910 codes for MVSWSEGSTSSWDDDSVTSQLPRTIPCYEWSGIAHEPSSRRMHLEPCLRQVAFQSTDTGRRFLPCAKEKAEEKCCYLEWIDPEWSVVMQFCICQLWSMHDKENEDRIRDNLKLGEEKFKIVGEKRRMEEELRFFKLDFAKMVADKQEAISELGSARLAISDLKEELEKKKLAHHSSTNLHQVLRAKAEKERDQLVLERDQKKEEKKLENIISDMMKQNHGYKDKVKKLKEICDEF; via the exons ATGGTTTCTTGGAGCGAGGGATCAACCTCTTCTTGGGATGACGATAGTGTGACTAGCCAG CTTCCTAGGACTATCCCATGCTATGAATGGAGTGGCATTGCTCATGAACCATCTTCTCGTCGTATGCATCTAGAGCCTTGCCTCAGGCAAGTTGCATTTCAATCTACTGACACTGGACGGCGTTTTCTTCCTTGTGCAAAGGAGAAG gCAGAagaaaagtgctgctatctggagtGGATAGACCCTGAGTGGTCAGTTGTTATGCAATTTTGCATATGTCAATTGTGGAGCATGCATGACAAAGAAAACGAGGACAGAATCAGAGATAATCTGAAGCTGGGTGAAGAAAAATTCAAAATAGTTGGAGAAAAGAGGAGGATGGAGGAAGAGCTTCGTTTTTTCAAACTTGATTTTGCAAAAATGGTGGCTGACAAACAGGAGGCTATTAGTGAGCTTGGCAGTGCTAGGTTGGCTATCAGTGATCTGAAAGAGGAGCTTGAGAAGAAGAAGTTGGCACACCATTCTTCCACCAATCTACATCAGGTACTCAGGGCGAAGGCAGAGAAGGAGAGGGACCAGCTTGTGCTAGAGAGAGAccaaaagaaggaagagaagaagctgGAGAACATCATTTCTGATATGATGAAACAGAACCATGGCTATAAGGACAAGGTGAAGAAGTTGAAGGAGATCTGTGATGAATTTTAA